In one window of Blattabacterium sp. (Cryptocercus punctulatus) str. Cpu DNA:
- a CDS encoding fumarate reductase/succinate dehydrogenase flavoprotein subunit gives MIIKNYFKLDSKIPIGPLNHKWINHKSSLKLVSPSNRSNIEIIVVGTGLSGGSISATLAELGYQVKVFCYQDSPRRAHSVAAQGGINAAKNYKGDNDSVYQLFYDTIKGGDYRSREANVYRLAEISSNIIDQCVAQGVPFARDYAGYLENRSFGGTKVSRTFYAKGQTGQQLLLACYSSMSRQIGKGRIKMYNRYEMLELVVIDGITRGIISRNLVSGEIERHAAHAVIIASGGYGNVFFLSTNAMGSNSSAIWKVHKKGGFFANPCFTQIHPTCIPAHANYQSKLTLMSESLRNDGRIWVPKNIEDAISIRNGEKNPEDILEEKRDYYLERRYPSFGNLVPRDVASRAAKERCDKGFGIENNENKEGVFLDFSSSIERYGIEKANELGIKNPSLMEIKKFGEEIIESKYGNLFHMYEKITDQNPYKNPMKIYPAVHYTMGGLWVDYNLMSSIPGCYVIGEANFSDHGANRLGASALMQGLADGYFILPYTIADYISIYIHNKKKLSTKHIEFNKSEKKVKQRILQLISNNGDLSVDYFHRKLGNIMWKYVGMSRDNNGLSKAIKKIQELRNEFWKNIFVPGNIEDGFNSELEKAGRVADFLELGELIAMDALSRKESCGSHFRIENQTKEGESIRDDFHYKHVSIWKYQENKSISEEIMYKENLTFSSVKLQSRSYK, from the coding sequence ATGATCATTAAAAATTATTTTAAATTAGATTCAAAAATTCCGATTGGTCCATTAAATCATAAATGGATTAATCACAAATCTTCTTTAAAATTAGTTTCACCTAGTAATCGATCTAATATAGAGATTATTGTTGTTGGGACAGGACTTTCTGGTGGATCTATATCGGCAACTTTAGCTGAATTAGGATATCAAGTAAAAGTTTTTTGTTATCAAGATTCTCCTAGAAGAGCACACTCTGTTGCCGCTCAAGGTGGTATTAATGCTGCTAAAAATTATAAAGGGGATAATGATTCTGTTTATCAACTTTTTTATGATACTATTAAGGGAGGAGATTATAGATCTCGTGAAGCAAATGTATATCGTTTAGCGGAAATATCTTCTAATATCATTGATCAATGTGTAGCTCAAGGAGTTCCATTTGCTCGAGATTATGCTGGGTATCTTGAAAACAGATCTTTTGGGGGTACAAAAGTTTCTAGAACTTTTTATGCGAAAGGACAAACAGGACAACAACTTTTACTAGCTTGTTATTCATCTATGTCTAGACAAATTGGAAAAGGTAGAATAAAAATGTATAACCGTTATGAAATGTTGGAATTAGTAGTAATTGATGGTATAACTAGAGGTATTATTTCTAGAAATTTGGTATCTGGAGAAATTGAACGTCACGCAGCTCATGCAGTGATAATTGCATCAGGAGGATATGGAAATGTATTTTTTTTATCCACTAATGCAATGGGATCTAATTCCAGTGCAATATGGAAAGTTCATAAAAAAGGTGGATTTTTTGCAAATCCTTGTTTTACTCAAATCCATCCAACTTGTATTCCTGCACATGCAAATTATCAATCTAAATTAACATTAATGTCCGAATCATTGAGAAATGATGGACGTATATGGGTACCTAAAAATATAGAAGATGCTATATCTATACGAAATGGAGAAAAAAATCCTGAAGATATTTTAGAAGAAAAAAGGGATTATTATCTTGAAAGGCGCTATCCATCATTTGGGAATCTTGTTCCAAGAGATGTAGCATCTCGTGCAGCTAAAGAACGTTGTGATAAAGGATTCGGAATAGAAAATAATGAAAATAAAGAAGGTGTTTTTTTGGATTTTTCTTCTTCTATAGAACGATATGGAATAGAAAAAGCAAATGAACTTGGAATAAAAAATCCTAGTTTAATGGAAATTAAAAAATTTGGAGAAGAAATAATAGAATCTAAATATGGAAATTTATTTCATATGTATGAAAAAATAACAGATCAAAATCCTTATAAAAATCCTATGAAAATTTATCCAGCTGTTCATTATACAATGGGGGGGTTATGGGTAGATTATAATTTAATGTCTTCTATACCTGGATGTTATGTTATAGGAGAGGCCAATTTTTCTGATCATGGAGCTAATCGTCTTGGAGCATCTGCTTTAATGCAAGGTTTAGCTGATGGTTATTTTATTTTACCATATACTATAGCTGACTATATATCTATATATATACATAATAAAAAAAAGCTATCTACAAAGCATATAGAATTTAATAAATCAGAAAAAAAGGTAAAACAACGAATTTTACAATTAATTTCTAATAATGGAGATTTATCTGTTGATTATTTTCATAGAAAATTAGGAAATATTATGTGGAAATATGTTGGAATGAGTAGAGATAATAATGGTTTATCTAAAGCTATAAAAAAAATACAAGAACTTCGTAATGAATTTTGGAAAAATATTTTTGTTCCTGGAAATATTGAAGATGGATTTAATTCAGAATTAGAAAAAGCGGGGCGTGTGGCAGATTTTTTAGAATTAGGAGAATTAATAGCAATGGATGCTCTATCTAGAAAAGAGTCTTGTGGTAGTCATTTTCGTATAGAAAATCAAACAAAAGAAGGAGAATCTATTCGTGATGATTTTCATTATAAACATGTTTCTATATGGAAATATCAAGAAAATAAATCAATTTCTGAAGAAATTATGTATAAAGAAAATTTAACTTTTAGTTCTGTGAAATTGCAATCACGCTCTTATAAATAA
- a CDS encoding succinate dehydrogenase/fumarate reductase iron-sulfur subunit, producing MKKLLNFILKIWRQKNNEEKGKFETYRIGDISPDSSFLEMLDLLNNKILYRRVGEPISFDHDCREGICGMCSLYINGRAHGPESLITTCQLHMRHFHNGETIYIEPWRAKSFPIIKDLVVDRSSFDRIIISGGYISVNTFGKTIDGNLIPIPKEDADKAFDAGTCIGCGACVAACKNRSAMLFVAAKVSQFSLLPQGKIESKKRVLNMVKKMDEEGFGNCTNTMACEIDCPKGISTEYISFMNKEYIQSFI from the coding sequence ATGAAAAAATTACTAAATTTTATATTAAAAATATGGAGACAAAAAAATAATGAAGAAAAAGGAAAATTTGAAACTTATAGAATTGGTGATATTTCTCCTGATAGTTCCTTTTTAGAGATGTTAGATCTATTAAATAATAAAATTTTATATAGAAGGGTTGGAGAACCTATTTCCTTTGATCATGATTGTCGTGAAGGTATTTGTGGAATGTGCTCATTGTATATAAATGGACGTGCTCATGGTCCAGAAAGTTTGATTACAACTTGTCAACTTCACATGCGTCATTTTCATAATGGCGAAACTATATATATTGAGCCTTGGAGGGCAAAATCATTTCCTATAATTAAGGATCTTGTTGTCGATAGATCTTCTTTTGATAGAATCATTATATCAGGAGGTTATATTTCTGTAAATACATTTGGAAAAACTATAGATGGAAATTTGATTCCTATTCCAAAAGAAGATGCAGATAAAGCTTTTGATGCTGGAACATGTATTGGTTGCGGAGCTTGTGTTGCAGCATGTAAAAATAGATCTGCAATGCTATTTGTTGCAGCAAAAGTTTCTCAATTTTCTTTATTACCTCAAGGAAAAATAGAAAGTAAAAAACGTGTATTAAATATGGTCAAGAAAATGGATGAAGAAGGATTTGGAAATTGTACTAATACTATGGCATGTGAAATTGATTGTCCAAAAGGTATATCTACAGAATATATTTCTTTTATGAATAAGGAATATATTCAATCTTTTATTTGA
- a CDS encoding acetyl-CoA carboxylase carboxyltransferase subunit alpha produces MEYLDFEKPIQEIKDQYINCILIEKKSGVDMKEVCNQLQYKLEKTIKKLYSKLTPWQRVQLSRHPNRPYTLDYILSITNNKSFIELHGDRNFGDDKAMIGGFGKIEDITFMFIGTQKGKNTKDRQYRRFGMPNPEGYRKALRLMKLAEKFRKPIVSFIDTPGAFPGIEAEKRGQGEAIGRNIYEMMCMKVPIIILIIGEGASGGALGIGIGDKVSMMENSWYSVISPESCSTILWGDWKKKEKSAESLKLTAEDMKKLNLIDDVIKEPLGGAHFNPEQAYKIVKKKIIKYYKELSSIDIEKLINDRKNKYIAIGCFND; encoded by the coding sequence ATGGAATATTTAGATTTTGAAAAACCTATACAAGAAATTAAGGATCAATATATTAATTGTATTCTTATAGAAAAAAAAAGTGGTGTGGATATGAAGGAGGTTTGTAATCAATTACAATATAAATTAGAAAAAACTATAAAAAAATTGTACAGTAAATTAACTCCTTGGCAGAGAGTACAATTATCTAGACATCCGAATAGACCTTATACATTAGATTATATATTATCTATTACAAATAATAAGTCTTTTATTGAATTACATGGAGATCGTAATTTTGGAGATGATAAAGCTATGATAGGTGGATTTGGTAAGATAGAAGATATAACTTTTATGTTTATAGGTACTCAAAAAGGAAAAAACACTAAAGATAGACAATATAGGAGGTTTGGAATGCCTAATCCAGAAGGATATAGAAAAGCTTTACGTCTTATGAAATTAGCAGAAAAATTTCGTAAACCTATTGTTAGTTTTATAGATACTCCAGGAGCTTTTCCTGGAATAGAAGCAGAAAAAAGAGGTCAAGGTGAAGCTATTGGAAGAAACATTTATGAAATGATGTGTATGAAAGTTCCTATAATTATTCTAATTATAGGAGAAGGTGCAAGTGGTGGTGCTTTAGGAATTGGAATAGGTGATAAAGTATCTATGATGGAAAATTCTTGGTATTCCGTAATTTCTCCTGAAAGTTGTTCTACAATACTTTGGGGAGATTGGAAAAAAAAAGAAAAATCAGCAGAGTCATTGAAATTAACGGCAGAGGATATGAAAAAATTAAATTTGATAGATGATGTTATTAAAGAACCTTTAGGAGGTGCTCATTTTAATCCAGAACAGGCCTATAAAATAGTTAAAAAGAAAATAATAAAATATTATAAAGAATTATCTTCTATTGATATAGAAAAACTCATTAATGATAGGAAAAATAAGTATATTGCTATAGGTTGTTTTAATGATTAA